The Solibacillus sp. FSL W7-1436 genome window below encodes:
- a CDS encoding SprT family protein → MTDEQAQKLVEQLSNDFFNRPFIHKAYFNSRLKTTGGRYMLNSHNIELNKKLYDHFGIEELKGIILHELCHYHLHILGMGYRHGDADFRNLLKKVGAPRFCSTLEQPKEKPKQKTIHIYSCSDCGQLYKRKRKMDVKKYCCSMCKGKIKFLHSENNS, encoded by the coding sequence ATGACGGACGAACAGGCACAAAAATTAGTGGAACAGTTATCGAACGATTTTTTTAATCGGCCGTTTATTCATAAAGCTTATTTTAATAGTAGATTGAAAACGACGGGCGGTCGGTATATGTTAAACAGCCACAATATTGAACTTAATAAAAAACTTTATGATCATTTCGGAATAGAGGAGTTAAAGGGGATTATTTTACATGAGCTTTGCCATTATCATCTTCATATTTTAGGGATGGGTTACAGGCATGGAGATGCGGACTTTCGGAATCTATTGAAAAAAGTAGGCGCACCGCGTTTTTGTTCTACATTGGAACAGCCTAAAGAAAAGCCGAAGCAAAAGACAATACATATATACAGCTGTTCGGATTGCGGACAACTATATAAAAGAAAAAGAAAAATGGATGTAAAAAAATATTGCTGCAGTATGTGCAAGGGGAAAATTAAATTTCTTCATAGCGAAAATAATTCTTAA
- a CDS encoding Tex family protein, with product MDQQKMLQIIAKDAKVEPKQAKAVIGLLEEGNTVPFIARYRKEMTGSLDEVQIKAVEDRYHYIQQLETRKEEVLRLIDEQGKLSEELQTAIQASTVLQRVEDLYRPFKQKRRTKATIAKERGLEPLAEELLKFKKRTLEEMAAPYINEEQGVTGIEDALAGARDILAERFADDAAIREKLRILSWREGKLVTTVKNADKDEKQVFEMYYAYEEPVHRIAPHRVLAVNRGEKEEVIRAAIEVPIDKATTQMENHFIPRNFVGPSVNEVKSAIADSYKRLIKPSIENELRAELSAKAETQAIHIFSENLRNLLLQPPMRGKMVLGVDPAYRTGCKLAVVDEMGKMIEVGVIYPHTTSDPSKAKATVKGLLKKYPISIIAIGNGTASRETEQFIAELLKEVDGNIAYVIVNEAGASVYSASEVARAEFPDLQVEQRSAVSIARRLQDPLSELVKIDPKAVGVGQYQHDVSQKQLAESLTFIVETAVNQVGVDVNTASASLLQYVSGLSKTVAENIVTMRSENGQFTSRAQLKKIPRLGAKTYEQAVGFLRIADAKNPLDATGIHPESYKLAEAVLEAAGLTKKDVGTAKAEEAISKLNLTELGETLEVGEVTLKDIVDTLMKPTRDPRDAFPQPLLKTDVLQMDDLQVGMELQGTVRNVVDFGAFVDIGVKQDGLVHISKLQKGRVKHPLDVVSLGDIVTVWVEKVEANKGRISLTMLTPENQQSV from the coding sequence GCTACCATTACATACAACAGCTCGAAACACGAAAGGAAGAAGTGCTGCGCCTGATTGATGAGCAGGGTAAATTGTCGGAGGAACTGCAAACAGCTATCCAAGCATCAACGGTTCTTCAACGCGTAGAAGATTTATACCGACCATTTAAACAAAAGCGCCGTACAAAAGCAACGATTGCCAAAGAACGGGGATTGGAGCCGTTAGCTGAAGAACTGTTAAAGTTTAAAAAGCGTACGTTGGAGGAAATGGCAGCGCCTTATATTAACGAAGAACAAGGTGTAACTGGAATTGAAGATGCATTGGCTGGTGCGCGCGATATTTTAGCAGAGCGATTTGCCGATGATGCAGCCATTCGTGAAAAGCTGCGTATTCTATCTTGGCGTGAAGGGAAGCTTGTAACAACGGTAAAAAATGCGGATAAAGATGAAAAACAAGTATTTGAAATGTATTATGCATATGAAGAACCTGTTCACCGAATTGCACCCCACAGAGTATTGGCGGTAAACCGCGGTGAAAAAGAAGAAGTGATACGTGCAGCAATTGAAGTTCCAATCGATAAAGCAACAACACAAATGGAAAATCATTTTATTCCTAGAAATTTTGTAGGCCCTTCTGTAAATGAAGTAAAGTCGGCTATTGCGGATAGCTATAAACGATTAATTAAACCGTCTATTGAAAATGAGCTTCGAGCAGAGCTATCAGCAAAAGCAGAAACACAGGCGATTCATATTTTCTCTGAAAATCTACGCAACTTATTATTACAGCCCCCAATGCGCGGTAAAATGGTTCTTGGCGTAGACCCTGCATACAGAACAGGCTGCAAATTAGCGGTAGTCGATGAAATGGGCAAGATGATAGAAGTTGGCGTTATCTATCCACATACTACGTCGGATCCTTCAAAAGCAAAAGCGACAGTGAAGGGATTATTAAAGAAATATCCGATTAGTATTATTGCGATTGGAAATGGGACAGCCTCCCGTGAAACAGAGCAGTTTATTGCGGAACTGCTGAAAGAAGTAGACGGAAACATTGCATATGTTATTGTCAACGAAGCAGGGGCCTCCGTATATTCGGCTTCAGAAGTGGCACGAGCGGAATTCCCGGATTTACAGGTGGAACAACGAAGTGCTGTATCGATTGCCCGTCGATTGCAAGACCCGTTATCAGAGTTAGTGAAAATTGATCCAAAAGCAGTCGGTGTAGGGCAATACCAGCATGATGTTTCACAAAAGCAGCTTGCGGAATCACTGACGTTTATAGTGGAAACAGCAGTAAACCAAGTTGGGGTAGATGTAAATACAGCTTCAGCCTCTCTTTTACAATATGTATCCGGACTTTCGAAAACAGTAGCGGAAAATATTGTGACGATGCGTAGTGAAAACGGACAATTCACCTCACGTGCACAACTGAAAAAAATTCCGCGATTGGGTGCCAAAACTTATGAACAGGCAGTCGGTTTCTTGCGTATTGCAGATGCTAAAAACCCGTTAGATGCTACAGGTATCCATCCGGAAAGCTATAAATTAGCCGAAGCCGTACTGGAAGCAGCTGGATTAACGAAAAAGGATGTCGGAACGGCAAAAGCCGAAGAAGCGATCAGCAAGTTAAATTTAACAGAATTAGGCGAGACATTAGAAGTAGGGGAAGTGACGTTGAAAGATATTGTCGATACATTAATGAAACCTACCCGAGACCCTCGTGATGCTTTCCCGCAGCCGTTATTGAAAACAGATGTACTTCAAATGGATGATTTGCAAGTTGGAATGGAACTGCAAGGCACCGTCCGAAATGTCGTTGATTTTGGAGCATTTGTCGATATCGGTGTTAAGCAGGATGGACTTGTCCATATTTCCAAATTGCAAAAAGGTCGTGTTAAACATCCATTAGATGTTGTTTCCCTTGGGGATATCGTGACGGTTTGGGTAGAAAAAGTAGAAGCGAATAAAGGACGTATTTCATTAACGATGTTAACTCCGGAAAATCAACAGAGCGTGTAA